The following proteins are co-located in the Malus sylvestris chromosome 13, drMalSylv7.2, whole genome shotgun sequence genome:
- the LOC126596057 gene encoding probable protein S-acyltransferase 6 — MRNNDMVRTQQERMYGNALPPQHSDSDRRIIDAPGPSLRLYQVWKGNNKFCFNGRIILGPDSRSLILTVSLIVVPVILFCAFVSQGLIHQFPNYIGNLIVAICPVLAVYVVILLLITSARDPGIIPRSLHPPEPEDDGYVSSISSDWPGSQNGPPGIPPTKEVIINGVIVKTKYCQTCMLYRPPRCSHCSICNNCVERFDHHCPWVGQCIGKRNYRLFFMFVSSTTVLCLYVFAFCWVNVMKIMDYYHCSLWRALSKSPVSGALILYTFGAAWFVGGLTGFHLYLILTNQTTYENFRYRYNVKTNPYNRGCFSNVAEVFFSEIPRSKHNFKEVVKGDTSSVYTTSMPSGHPMSPEMPKASSDIEMGKRQAVAAEDLEDIQTQIDSVGGLQRCETQPRHTNWDHKANWESSPDIQMLAAEFGMEHGSTGRQKIEGSIDLKS, encoded by the exons ATGAGAAACAACGACATGGTCAGAACGCAGCAGGAAAGAATGTACGGAAATGCTCTGCCTCCTCAGCATTCTGACTCCGACCGTCGGATTATCGACGCCCCTGGCCCGTCCCTGCGGCTTTATCAAGTTTGGAAAGGAAACAAT AAATTTTGCTTTAATGGAAGAATTATATTGGGTCCAGATTCGAGGTCATTAATCCTTACTGTGTCCCTAATTGTGGTTCCAGTGATCCTGTTCTGCGCTTTTGTTTCACAAGGACTAATTCATCAATTCCCGAACTACATTGGCAATCTTATTGTGGCTATATGTCCTGTATTAGCAGTATAT GTTGTTATTCTTCTCTTGATTACATCTGCAAGAGATCCTGGCATTATTCCTCGTAGCTTGCATCCTCCAGAACCAGAAGATGACGGCTATGTCTCTAGTATCTCTTCTGATTGGCCAGGAAGCCAGAATGGACCTCCAGGCATACCACCCACAAAAGAAGTTATCATTAATGGCGTGATAGTTAAAACCAAATACTGTCAAACATGCATGCTATATCGCCCACCCCGCTGCTCTCATTGCTCTATATGCAACAACTGCGTTGAGCGTTTTGATCACCATTGTCCATGGGTGGGGCAATGTATTGGCAAA aggAATTACAGattatttttcatgtttgtGTCCTCCACGACTGTTCTGTGTCTCTATGTCTTTGCCTTCTGCTGGGTAAACGTCATGAAGATAATGGATTATTACCATTGCAGTCTCTGGAGAGCTTTATCAAAGTCACCTGTTTCAGGAGCTCTAATTCTCTATACATTTGGAGCTGCTTGGTTTGTTGGAGGTCTCACAGGATTCCATCTCTATTTAATTCTCACCAATCAG ACAACATATGAAAACTTTCGGTACCGGTACAACGTGAAGACGAACCCTTACAATCGTGGGTGTTTTAGCAATGTTGCGGAAGTCTTCTTCTCTGAAATTCCAAGATCTAAACATAACTTCAAGGAAGTGGTCAAGGGTGATACTTCTTCTGTCTACACCACTTCAATGCCATCAGGCCATCCCATGAGCCCAGAGATGCCCAAAGCAAGTTCTGACATAGAAATGGGAAAACGACAAGCTGTTGCTGCTGAAGATCTGGAGGATATACAGACTCAGATTGATAGTGTTGGTGGATTGCAGCGGTGCGAGACCCAGCCAAGACATACAAACTGGGATCACAAAGCCAACTGGGAGAGCTCACCTGATATACAAATGTTGGCTGCGGAGTTTGGAATGGAACATGGTTCAACAGGCAGACAGAAAATTGAAGGGAGTATTGATCTGAAGAGCTAA